In the Sarcophilus harrisii chromosome 1, mSarHar1.11, whole genome shotgun sequence genome, one interval contains:
- the LOC111719248 gene encoding zinc finger protein 836-like: MPRSFLVRNRRTSGRKKLIGFTPENPALSVGSLGGPWAERPLSPNPEASSSLGSSAQAEADLFGLQGPAGFSWDGHCPQPQPQPATAVTAPSLQPQLLLPPPTAQPPHQFKERLFPCGVCGKSFRRSSTLSTHLIIHSGTRPHPCPFCTKRFHQKSDMKKHTLTHTGEKPHLCGVCGKSFSQSSNLLTHCRQHGVSRPLPRRPKCPPRQESCPKESSGTSLGVLSPREKGENCP; this comes from the exons ATGCCTCGATCCTTCCTAGTAAGAAACAGAAGAACCTCTGGAAGAAAAAAGTTGATTG GCTTTACTCCAGAGAACCCAGCCCTCTCTGTGGGGAGCCTTGGAGGTCCATGGGCTGAGAGGCCCCTGTCCCCCAACCCTGAAGCTAGCTCCTCCCTGGGGTCCTCTGCCCAGGCAGAGGCTGACCTCTTTG GGCTCCAGGGGCCAGCCGGCTTCTCCTGGGATGGCCActgcccccagccccagccccagcctgcGACAGCAGTTACTGCCCCAAGCCTGCAGCCACAGCTACTGCTGCCACCACCCACAGCACAGCCCCCTCACCAATTCAAG GAGAGACTGTTCCCCTGCGGTGTGTGCGGGAAGAGCTTCCGGCGCTCCTCCACCCTGTCCACACACCTGATTATCCATTCGGGCACGCGGCCCCACCCCTGCCCCTTCTGCACCAAGCGCTTCCACCAGAAATCCGACATGAAGAAGCACACGCTCACCCACACCG GAGAAAAGCCCCATCTCTGTGGAGTATGTGGAAAATCCTTCAGCCAGAGCTCCAACCTGCTCACTCACTGTCGGCAGCATGGGGTGAGCCGGCCCTTGCCTCGGAGGCCGAAGTGCCCACCCCGGCAGGAATCCTGCCCCAAAGAATCATCTGGCACCTCCCTGGGGGTCCTGAGCcccagggagaagggagaaaactgCCCCTAA